From the Candidatus Korarchaeota archaeon NZ13-K genome, the window TGTGCCCACCCAGATGAAGACCCCCCAAGCGAGGAAGACGCCCAGCTCCCCCATCGCCCTGTACTTGTACCCCAGGGGGCCGGAGTAGGTGAGGAGGAGCAGCGCCCCCACGAGGGCCAGGAGCATTGGTACAAGGGGCCTAATCAAGGATAGAGCTACCGCGAAGCAGAGGCCAGCGAACATCAGGGAGAAACCATAATTCCTGAGGTATTTTGGGATCATCATCCCGCTTATTATCGGGTGAGGCCTGTATCTAGTGGTGGGTGCTCCCTCAACATCAACCCCCCTGATCGTGTCGTAATAATCGTTTAGCACGTTAGCCGCAGCGTGCAAGAGGGTAACTCCGGCCAGCGTCAGGAGGTAGAGGAGTGGGTCGAAGGCTCCTGTAGAATAATATGAGTAGGAGGCGGCCCCCGTAACGGACACCGCCGTCATTGTGAAGGACCAGGGTCTGGTTGCTATCATTAGCTCCCTCAGCCCGGGCATCCTTGCGGGGCGGCCGGCCGCACTTAAAAGCCTTTCGATAGCTTCGTCTCAGGAGATGAGTATCCTCGCCTTGAGCCCCCTCTTGGA encodes:
- a CDS encoding prenyltransferase, with product MPGLRELMIATRPWSFTMTAVSVTGAASYSYYSTGAFDPLLYLLTLAGVTLLHAAANVLNDYYDTIRGVDVEGAPTTRYRPHPIISGMMIPKYLRNYGFSLMFAGLCFAVALSLIRPLVPMLLALVGALLLLTYSGPLGYKYRAMGELGVFLAWGVFIWVGTHYVLTGSLSLGPAIAGAPVGLLVAAVLTANNLRDVEYDGERGAKTMIVMMGVRRGIMLYAAEVLIPYALVLTAILAGSLPLTSLLTLLTLPMALRILRRFSKAIPENSDPMTASLVQNFGILYIVGMLLGVLVGR